Proteins from a genomic interval of Synechococcus sp. A15-28:
- the moaB gene encoding molybdenum cofactor biosynthesis protein B, with product MALSIALLTISDTRSLADDSSGDQLQRSLEAAGHRLHERQLCPDDRYQIRRELSRWIADPAVDVMITSGGTGLTGRDGTPEAVVPLLDKTIEGFGELFRVLSFESIGTSTLQSRCLAGVANGTFVFVLPGSLDAVTTAWDKLIRAQLDEQTRPCNLAQLRARLKE from the coding sequence ATGGCCCTGTCCATCGCCCTGCTCACCATCTCCGACACACGCAGCCTGGCGGACGACAGCAGCGGAGATCAGCTGCAGCGCAGCCTTGAAGCCGCCGGCCATCGCCTTCACGAGCGACAACTCTGCCCGGATGATCGCTATCAGATCCGCCGTGAACTGAGCCGCTGGATCGCCGATCCCGCGGTTGATGTGATGATCACCAGCGGCGGCACCGGACTCACCGGCCGTGATGGCACCCCTGAAGCGGTGGTACCGCTGCTGGACAAAACAATCGAGGGATTCGGGGAACTGTTCCGTGTGCTCTCCTTCGAGAGCATTGGCACCAGTACGCTGCAAAGCCGCTGCCTTGCCGGCGTGGCCAACGGCACCTTTGTGTTTGTGCTGCCGGGATCTCTGGATGCGGTAACCACCGCTTGGGACAAGCTCATCCGTGCTCAGCTTGATGAACAGACCCGTCCCTGCAACCTGGCCCAACTGCGGGCTCGCTTGAAGGAATAA
- the moaC gene encoding cyclic pyranopterin monophosphate synthase MoaC, with the protein MEAPLNHLNQQGEVHMVDVGDRPATHREAHATGAIRMDASTLGLIQRGETPKGDLLAVARVAAIQAAKRTWELIPLCHPLPLSGMDVSIDADASLPGLVLHCRCRTTGQTGVEMEAMTAVSVGLLTLYDMLKAVDPAMTIEAIQLEFKEGGRNGVWKR; encoded by the coding sequence ATGGAGGCTCCTCTCAATCATCTGAACCAGCAAGGCGAGGTTCACATGGTTGACGTGGGGGACCGCCCGGCCACCCACCGCGAGGCCCATGCCACAGGCGCGATCCGCATGGACGCCTCAACCCTCGGCCTGATCCAGCGGGGCGAGACACCGAAAGGAGATCTTCTGGCGGTCGCCCGGGTGGCAGCGATCCAGGCCGCCAAACGCACCTGGGAGCTGATTCCCCTGTGCCATCCGCTGCCACTCAGTGGCATGGATGTGTCGATCGACGCCGACGCCTCCCTGCCTGGCCTGGTGCTCCACTGCCGCTGCCGCACCACAGGCCAGACCGGGGTGGAAATGGAAGCGATGACGGCCGTGTCCGTGGGGCTGCTGACCCTCTACGACATGCTCAAGGCGGTTGATCCAGCCATGACGATCGAGGCGATCCAGCTGGAGTTCAAGGAAGGAGGGCGGAACGGTGTCTGGAAACGCTGA
- a CDS encoding carbonic anhydrase, with amino-acid sequence MSNLWLDNCYLPSSVLDKGQAPWASILTCADSRVAPEWIFDAAPSDLFVIRSAGNTAFDDAIASLEYGVAVLKTPLIMVMGHSVCGAVDAARKSDPLTPLLEKLVTPIRASLTPGETLDESIQANSRYAANQLTERSAVLADAVKNGSLQIVVSTFNIADGSVSMV; translated from the coding sequence ATGTCCAATCTTTGGTTGGACAACTGCTACCTACCCTCCAGTGTCCTGGACAAGGGTCAAGCACCGTGGGCGTCAATTCTCACCTGTGCAGATTCCCGCGTGGCACCTGAATGGATTTTCGATGCAGCACCATCAGATCTTTTCGTGATTCGAAGCGCCGGAAACACTGCCTTCGACGATGCGATCGCTTCCCTGGAGTACGGGGTCGCTGTTTTGAAAACCCCTCTGATCATGGTGATGGGTCACAGTGTATGCGGTGCTGTTGACGCCGCACGCAAAAGCGACCCTCTGACCCCGCTTCTGGAGAAACTGGTCACGCCAATCCGTGCGTCACTCACTCCTGGCGAAACACTGGATGAATCCATCCAAGCCAATTCGCGCTACGCGGCCAATCAGCTGACGGAAAGGAGTGCCGTTCTTGCCGACGCTGTCAAAAACGGTTCCCTTCAGATCGTTGTCAGCACCTTCAACATCGCAGACGGTTCCGTCAGCATGGTCTGA
- a CDS encoding NAD-dependent epimerase/dehydratase family protein — translation MDLTIVGCGYVGLALAERLQPRRPQLKLTLTTTSRERLAQLSPLADRVELCDATNPAQLLAALRQSSSAVFCLGPKGDRQVDANGYRHTFIDSFCCLASLLPQLPELRQIVYTGSCSVYGDAEGDWVDEQTPPAPGRGHGDVLLESEQQLSGIGDRRVCILRLGALYGPGRDLDRRLRGLAGLERPGNGATYSNWLHVADAAGALEAALNAEWAGLVNVVNDEPIQLRDLVGRSLQRQGLAPVRWLGQDEPGSGGRRIRNTRLKQLGYQLQHPRLDQSGVLATSQVP, via the coding sequence ATGGACCTGACGATCGTTGGCTGCGGCTATGTGGGGCTCGCCCTGGCGGAGCGGCTGCAACCAAGGCGGCCCCAGCTGAAGCTGACGCTCACCACCACCAGCAGAGAACGGCTGGCGCAACTCAGCCCCCTGGCCGATCGGGTGGAGCTGTGCGACGCCACCAACCCCGCGCAATTGCTGGCCGCCCTGCGGCAAAGCAGCAGCGCCGTGTTCTGTCTTGGGCCAAAGGGAGATCGCCAGGTGGATGCCAACGGCTACCGCCACACCTTCATCGACAGCTTCTGCTGCCTGGCGTCGCTGTTGCCACAACTGCCGGAACTGCGGCAGATCGTCTACACGGGCAGTTGCTCGGTGTATGGCGATGCCGAAGGGGACTGGGTGGATGAGCAAACACCACCCGCGCCAGGCCGCGGCCATGGCGATGTTCTGCTGGAAAGCGAACAACAGCTCAGCGGCATCGGCGACAGGCGGGTGTGCATCCTGCGCCTCGGGGCGCTCTATGGCCCCGGCCGCGATCTTGATCGACGCCTGCGCGGACTTGCTGGACTGGAACGTCCTGGCAACGGAGCGACCTACAGCAACTGGCTGCATGTGGCGGATGCCGCCGGTGCCCTGGAAGCCGCTCTCAATGCTGAATGGGCCGGTCTGGTGAACGTGGTCAACGACGAGCCGATTCAGCTGCGAGACCTGGTAGGGCGCAGCCTGCAGCGCCAGGGTCTGGCCCCCGTGCGCTGGCTGGGGCAGGACGAACCGGGTTCAGGGGGCCGACGGATTCGCAACACCCGGCTCAAACAGCTGGGCTACCAACTGCAGCACCCGCGCCTTGATCAGAGTGGCGTGTTGGCCACCAGCCAGGTGCCCTGA
- the cobA gene encoding uroporphyrinogen-III C-methyltransferase: MTTAEQTGTVYLVGAGPGDPELLTLKANRLLSQCDALVYDSLVPREVLDLVPASCERRFVGKRRGHHSVPQPSTNAVLVEMAQKHSTVVRLKGGDPFLFGRGGEEAAYLAERNIPVQVVPGVTAGIAAPAYAGIPVTHRRAGSSVTFVTGHEEIDKRRPSVDWRALATASDGLVIYMGLHNLPRIAEELMAGGLATTTPVAVIQQGTVAGQRCLKATLVDVADQCRAEAFKSPSIVVVGEVIDQQIEACMPTPAAVTMPIPF, from the coding sequence GTGACCACCGCTGAACAAACCGGAACCGTTTATCTGGTGGGAGCCGGTCCCGGCGATCCCGAATTGCTCACGCTGAAGGCGAATCGGCTGCTGAGCCAGTGCGATGCCCTGGTGTACGACTCGCTGGTGCCCAGAGAAGTGCTGGATCTTGTGCCGGCGTCCTGTGAACGCCGTTTTGTCGGCAAGCGTCGCGGACATCATTCGGTGCCACAACCCAGCACGAATGCCGTGCTCGTTGAAATGGCCCAGAAGCACAGCACGGTGGTGCGTTTGAAGGGGGGTGATCCCTTCCTGTTTGGTCGTGGAGGGGAAGAAGCGGCTTACCTGGCGGAGCGGAACATTCCTGTTCAGGTGGTGCCTGGTGTCACCGCTGGTATTGCCGCCCCTGCCTACGCCGGGATTCCCGTCACCCACCGGCGGGCGGGCTCATCGGTGACCTTCGTCACCGGTCATGAGGAAATCGACAAGCGTCGTCCCTCCGTGGATTGGCGCGCTTTGGCCACGGCCAGTGACGGATTGGTGATCTACATGGGGCTCCACAACCTGCCCCGGATCGCGGAGGAACTGATGGCGGGTGGTTTGGCCACTACAACCCCTGTGGCGGTTATCCAGCAGGGCACGGTGGCGGGGCAACGCTGCCTCAAGGCCACTCTGGTTGACGTTGCTGATCAATGCCGAGCCGAGGCCTTCAAGTCACCCTCGATCGTTGTGGTGGGTGAGGTGATTGATCAGCAGATTGAAGCCTGCATGCCCACACCGGCAGCGGTCACGATGCCGATTCCGTTCTGA
- a CDS encoding DUF3598 family protein, giving the protein MTDQWTLNSRNFAGHWQGCGHWFERDGSGRLDLHCPTRRIDPTTYAISFSDDDQGVWDGSGLAFAPGGKATYPISRATYNAGGGCWQFPGAGGQSSRGLDPERPRFGHEINLFCGRSRSMLVLLWEPLDGCWLLQRVGAVGFRCLNSPDPEPDRPACGTPEALLAPVHGWSGERQMLRPQAGVNGQAEDAAPMLFDPSQLLHNDCSAVMPDGLVFSVPSEILNQPFSLEIGGCLGDALFQQISIHFDASGQLMAWERRCFQPAAA; this is encoded by the coding sequence ATGACCGATCAATGGACCCTCAACAGCCGCAATTTCGCCGGCCACTGGCAGGGCTGCGGCCATTGGTTTGAGCGGGATGGCAGCGGTCGGCTGGATCTGCACTGTCCGACCCGTCGGATCGACCCCACCACTTACGCGATTTCCTTTTCCGATGACGACCAAGGGGTGTGGGATGGCTCGGGTCTGGCCTTTGCCCCCGGTGGTAAGGCCACTTATCCCATCAGCCGAGCCACCTACAACGCTGGTGGAGGCTGTTGGCAGTTCCCCGGGGCGGGCGGTCAGTCGAGCCGGGGGCTTGATCCCGAGCGTCCCCGCTTCGGCCATGAGATCAACCTGTTCTGCGGACGTTCCCGCTCGATGCTGGTGCTGCTCTGGGAACCGCTCGACGGCTGTTGGCTTTTACAGCGTGTTGGGGCGGTGGGTTTCCGTTGCCTGAACAGTCCTGATCCCGAACCCGACCGTCCCGCATGCGGGACACCCGAAGCCCTGCTGGCGCCGGTACATGGATGGAGTGGCGAGCGGCAGATGCTCAGACCGCAAGCGGGGGTGAACGGCCAGGCGGAGGACGCCGCTCCGATGCTGTTCGATCCAAGCCAGCTGTTGCACAACGACTGCTCAGCCGTGATGCCCGACGGCTTGGTGTTCTCGGTGCCCAGCGAGATTCTCAATCAGCCCTTCAGCCTCGAGATCGGCGGGTGTCTCGGCGATGCGCTGTTTCAGCAGATCAGCATCCATTTCGATGCATCGGGCCAGCTCATGGCTTGGGAGCGCCGCTGCTTTCAGCCTGCTGCGGCTTAG
- a CDS encoding zinc ABC transporter substrate-binding protein — MTSFLPITLFARAVAGECGDVKALIPTNIGPHDFQSTPKDILSIGKADVFFINGLGMENFLDRLISSAASTTLSVVDTSVGIKTISTDISNADSYSDPNPHIWLDPIRAISQVETIKDALVDLNPACSEVYTSNALAYVDNLLALHAEILSKLEPYQGKSFIAYHDFAPYFAERYQLKAEYLVDLPDINPSPADLQRVSNLVRDSDLKALLTEPQDGSNSFNSLARDLNIKIALFNPIETISQDFVYDESLYFDLMRDNLSNLLLSLGG, encoded by the coding sequence ATGACCTCATTCCTTCCGATAACACTATTTGCAAGGGCAGTAGCCGGTGAATGCGGAGATGTCAAAGCTTTAATCCCCACAAATATTGGACCACACGATTTTCAATCAACCCCTAAGGACATCCTATCTATTGGCAAGGCTGATGTATTTTTTATTAATGGCTTGGGAATGGAGAATTTTTTAGACAGGCTAATCTCTTCAGCAGCGAGTACAACATTATCCGTTGTTGACACTAGTGTTGGCATCAAGACTATTTCTACTGATATCTCTAACGCGGATTCTTATTCTGATCCTAATCCTCATATATGGCTAGATCCTATACGTGCTATTAGCCAGGTAGAGACTATTAAAGATGCTCTTGTGGATTTAAACCCTGCTTGTAGTGAGGTCTATACTTCAAATGCCTTAGCTTATGTGGATAACTTGCTCGCATTGCATGCTGAAATTTTATCCAAGTTGGAGCCTTATCAGGGCAAATCATTTATCGCTTATCATGACTTTGCACCATATTTTGCTGAACGATATCAATTAAAAGCTGAATACTTAGTTGATCTGCCAGATATCAATCCAAGCCCTGCTGATTTACAGCGAGTTTCGAATCTTGTTCGAGATTCCGATTTAAAGGCTCTTTTAACTGAGCCTCAAGATGGAAGCAATTCTTTCAATTCGTTGGCACGTGATCTTAATATTAAAATAGCACTATTCAATCCTATTGAAACTATTTCACAGGATTTTGTGTATGACGAGTCTCTCTATTTTGATCTTATGCGGGATAACTTGTCCAATCTTCTTCTCTCTCTTGGTGGTTAA
- a CDS encoding metal ABC transporter permease: MGDLSTFFELFDEPFIHRALIGGFLTGSLGGLIGSFAVLRQLAFFSDALGHSALLGITLGILLNVNPTFVLIPFAIIFAFLVNNLVERSSLPTDALLNIVYSSSLAAAVLALSKINSYSGSIKQLLFGDILGITASDIYITLILFIVSIIYLVFSLRSHVLLTLNEDLAGSIGINTRFHKLAFIILLGIVVSVSIKSVGVLLISAFVVIPACAGRLISRKFSSYIVFSMVLGGMCALFGLILSGFFNLPSGPSIVIFQFFAFLFSLIFSRAYNLVE; the protein is encoded by the coding sequence GTGGGTGATTTATCAACTTTTTTTGAGTTATTTGATGAGCCATTTATTCACCGCGCATTAATTGGTGGCTTTTTAACTGGTTCTTTAGGAGGGCTTATAGGTTCTTTTGCTGTACTCCGACAACTTGCTTTTTTTAGTGATGCATTAGGGCATTCTGCCTTGCTCGGTATAACTCTAGGTATCCTTTTAAATGTGAATCCTACTTTTGTTCTTATTCCTTTTGCCATTATATTTGCATTTCTTGTAAATAATCTAGTTGAGCGCAGTTCTTTGCCTACCGACGCACTATTGAATATCGTATATTCTAGCTCTCTAGCAGCAGCTGTTCTTGCCTTAAGTAAAATCAACTCTTATAGTGGTAGCATTAAGCAGTTGCTTTTTGGAGATATTCTTGGTATTACAGCATCAGATATATATATTACATTGATCCTTTTTATTGTTTCTATTATCTACCTTGTCTTTAGTCTTCGTTCTCATGTTCTTTTAACTCTTAATGAGGATTTGGCTGGCTCTATTGGTATTAACACAAGATTCCACAAACTTGCTTTCATCATTTTATTGGGTATTGTTGTATCTGTTTCAATTAAGTCTGTTGGTGTATTGCTTATAAGTGCTTTCGTTGTAATACCTGCATGCGCTGGTAGACTAATTTCGCGTAAGTTTAGTTCTTATATTGTTTTTTCTATGGTACTGGGTGGTATGTGTGCTCTGTTTGGGCTTATCTTATCAGGTTTCTTTAATCTACCTTCAGGTCCTTCAATTGTAATCTTTCAATTCTTTGCCTTCCTTTTTTCCTTGATATTTTCTCGTGCTTACAATTTAGTAGAATAA
- a CDS encoding MoaD/ThiS family protein, with product MVLRVLLFASLRERAGWGERSLPFTSGVSTAREVWDQLDLGPLEGISIAVNQELVGANQPLQAGDELAFLPPFTGG from the coding sequence ATGGTGCTCCGGGTGTTGCTGTTCGCATCCCTGCGCGAACGCGCCGGTTGGGGCGAGCGTTCCCTTCCGTTCACTTCAGGCGTTTCGACGGCTCGTGAGGTCTGGGACCAGTTGGATCTTGGTCCGCTCGAGGGCATCAGCATTGCGGTGAACCAGGAGTTGGTCGGTGCCAATCAGCCGTTGCAGGCTGGAGATGAGCTGGCCTTTCTGCCACCGTTCACGGGGGGGTGA
- a CDS encoding molybdenum cofactor biosynthesis protein MoaE — MTGCRVEVCPDPFDPWQQLALWCGDAAAAAIFIGRVRPTTMDGRPLEALELEHFPGLCERQITAMAQRLQQEHQAGPILVLHRVGKLAPGEPIVLVAVQADRRGAAQRCSAALLEQLKHQAPFWKREWCAGQGTWLVANTPL; from the coding sequence ATGACCGGTTGCCGTGTGGAGGTGTGCCCGGATCCCTTTGATCCGTGGCAGCAGCTTGCGCTCTGGTGTGGGGATGCCGCGGCCGCGGCCATCTTCATCGGTCGGGTGCGGCCCACCACGATGGATGGCCGGCCTCTGGAGGCGCTGGAGCTGGAGCACTTCCCCGGCCTCTGCGAACGTCAGATCACAGCTATGGCCCAGCGTCTGCAGCAGGAGCACCAGGCGGGGCCGATTTTGGTGCTGCATCGGGTGGGCAAGCTTGCCCCCGGTGAGCCGATCGTGCTGGTGGCGGTGCAGGCCGATCGTCGTGGAGCGGCGCAGCGCTGCTCAGCCGCCTTGTTAGAGCAGCTCAAGCACCAGGCCCCGTTCTGGAAGCGGGAGTGGTGCGCGGGTCAGGGCACCTGGCTGGTGGCCAACACGCCACTCTGA
- a CDS encoding molybdopterin molybdotransferase MoeA translates to MSGNAEPYGREGLPLEEARRRVLAALQPITASNTVPLQQALGRVSAADVLASAAVPGFRASIMDGYALGQNHQPKPGETWQLKGRSAAGQPFNGTLATGDAIRILTGAPLPDVAGWVLPQELISVNGTSLQLVKEASDRPWIRPEDEECRAGDLLLAAGERLGAADLARLAGCGIADLTVAQQPRIGLLISGDELVPPGTARQPGAIWESNGTLLETMLRALRQSVTQRRVVADQPDALRQALLDLAHDCDVVVSTGGVSAGDTDWIRPLVAELGAVDFWKLFLRPGRPFAFGSIGEGVPFFGLPGNPVAAAVTALQLLWPALQVLEGQSEPELFPRVMVELADPLSRRPGRPELARARLDTNAAGTLLARVDGSQASSRIGSLQQADLLLELPAEAGPLERGTRLWAQLIRQRIF, encoded by the coding sequence GTGTCTGGAAACGCTGAGCCCTACGGACGCGAAGGGCTACCCCTCGAAGAGGCACGTCGACGGGTTCTGGCGGCACTCCAGCCGATCACAGCCAGCAACACAGTGCCGCTGCAGCAGGCCCTCGGCCGGGTGAGCGCTGCGGATGTGCTGGCCAGCGCAGCGGTTCCGGGCTTCCGGGCCTCGATCATGGACGGCTACGCCCTGGGGCAGAACCACCAGCCCAAACCTGGGGAGACCTGGCAGCTGAAGGGACGCTCCGCCGCCGGCCAGCCCTTCAACGGAACCCTGGCCACCGGCGATGCGATCCGCATCCTCACCGGCGCTCCACTGCCGGACGTTGCCGGCTGGGTGCTGCCCCAGGAGCTGATCAGCGTGAACGGCACCAGCCTCCAGCTGGTGAAAGAAGCGTCGGATCGTCCCTGGATTCGCCCCGAGGATGAGGAATGTCGAGCGGGAGACCTGCTGCTGGCCGCTGGAGAGCGCCTTGGTGCCGCCGATCTCGCACGCCTCGCCGGCTGCGGCATCGCCGACCTAACCGTTGCCCAGCAACCCCGCATCGGGCTGCTGATCAGCGGGGACGAGCTGGTGCCACCCGGAACAGCGCGGCAACCCGGTGCCATCTGGGAGAGCAACGGCACGCTTCTGGAGACAATGCTCCGGGCCCTCAGGCAATCGGTGACCCAGCGACGGGTGGTGGCCGATCAACCCGACGCCCTGCGGCAGGCCCTGCTGGATCTGGCCCATGACTGCGACGTGGTGGTGAGCACCGGCGGCGTCTCCGCCGGCGACACCGATTGGATCCGACCCCTGGTGGCGGAGCTGGGTGCTGTGGACTTCTGGAAACTGTTCCTACGCCCGGGGCGCCCCTTTGCCTTCGGCAGCATCGGTGAGGGCGTGCCGTTTTTCGGACTGCCGGGCAATCCCGTGGCGGCGGCAGTTACCGCCCTGCAACTGCTCTGGCCCGCCCTGCAGGTTCTGGAGGGCCAGAGCGAACCAGAGCTGTTCCCCCGGGTGATGGTGGAACTGGCCGACCCGTTGTCCCGCCGACCGGGACGGCCGGAACTGGCACGGGCCCGCCTCGACACCAACGCCGCAGGAACGCTGCTGGCACGGGTAGATGGCTCGCAGGCCTCATCCCGGATCGGTTCGCTGCAACAGGCCGATCTACTGTTGGAACTGCCAGCGGAAGCCGGCCCGCTCGAAAGGGGCACCCGTCTCTGGGCCCAGCTGATACGTCAACGGATTTTCTAA
- a CDS encoding DNA mismatch repair protein MutS — protein MTSDSSFFDPWPLLRNDASDRGRQGLHLVVHGRSGGVVPDCLASLPDLLAQRRSAPVQLEVLTAEQPVSALLQPSWIVPLLLLPGAHARTDVPAIRNRLHAAGASVRLLPFLGSWITWWNAVISALPVSERRDAVLVHHPLRPGVADRFLAMLSSRLALPLVAFDAWPKYQQRNPCARPLPLTLAPNRMTEALSEAGGLPPLLEHPPTRQALIDLLVSLP, from the coding sequence ATGACATCAGATAGCTCTTTTTTTGATCCGTGGCCATTGCTACGGAATGACGCTTCCGATCGGGGGCGTCAAGGGTTGCATCTGGTGGTGCATGGCCGTAGTGGCGGTGTCGTTCCCGACTGCTTGGCCTCCCTGCCGGATCTCCTGGCCCAGCGGCGATCGGCGCCCGTTCAGCTGGAGGTGCTGACGGCTGAACAACCCGTGTCGGCGCTTCTCCAACCCTCTTGGATTGTTCCGTTGCTGCTGTTGCCTGGAGCGCATGCCCGAACGGACGTGCCGGCGATTCGCAACAGGCTTCATGCCGCCGGGGCCAGCGTGCGTTTGCTTCCCTTTCTGGGCTCCTGGATCACCTGGTGGAACGCGGTGATCTCAGCACTGCCGGTGTCTGAGCGCCGTGATGCCGTGCTGGTGCATCACCCCCTGCGCCCGGGAGTGGCGGATCGCTTCCTCGCGATGCTCTCCTCTCGCCTGGCCTTGCCATTGGTTGCCTTTGATGCCTGGCCCAAGTATCAGCAGCGCAATCCCTGCGCCCGCCCACTCCCGTTAACCCTCGCCCCGAACCGCATGACGGAGGCATTGAGCGAAGCTGGTGGATTGCCTCCTCTGCTGGAGCATCCCCCCACCCGCCAGGCCCTGATCGATCTGCTTGTTTCTCTGCCGTGA
- a CDS encoding ferredoxin--nitrite reductase: protein MTIKNQVNPYFAEKKMNKIEKSKLEKDGLLVGSEIEKFAKIGWENMDETDLKLRLKWYGMFWRPKTPGKFMLRLRIPNGVLTFNQIRVVASIVERYGENGSCDITTRQNLQLRGILLCDLPEILRRLREAGLTSIQSGFDNPRNVTGNPLAGIDPNEIVDTRPYTTKLQNFLTNNCEGNSEYSNLPRKWNTAVAGSKDNFLLHNDIVFHPVENNGVMGFSIWIGGILSPQMNAYAFPMNVWVLPDEICNILDTVIRLWRDNGEREKRTKGRFRMYLDEIGHEEFRSQVEKLYGTLTPDPGSIFENSPRSHFGINQQKQAGLYFAGIHVPVGRLTAEDLQDIATASLKYGNGEIRLTEDQNIIITGLTSEKVEELKTDTLLQRFPLAPSNISAGTVSCTGNTYCSFALTNTKDQALKAAKELDEELNLPEEIKVHWTGCPNTCGQAYMGAIGLTGTKAKNAEGVMGEGYTMTIGGSQGRNPTIGQIYRKAIPAAEIKTALKEVLISKFGATEKK from the coding sequence ATGACCATCAAAAACCAAGTCAACCCCTACTTCGCAGAAAAAAAAATGAATAAGATTGAAAAAAGTAAGTTGGAAAAAGATGGGCTTTTAGTAGGAAGCGAAATCGAAAAGTTTGCAAAAATTGGGTGGGAAAATATGGATGAAACCGATTTAAAACTCCGTCTGAAATGGTATGGAATGTTCTGGCGTCCGAAAACACCCGGAAAATTCATGCTAAGACTTAGAATACCAAATGGTGTATTGACATTCAATCAAATACGAGTTGTAGCTTCAATAGTTGAACGTTATGGAGAAAATGGAAGCTGCGACATCACCACAAGGCAAAACCTGCAACTTAGAGGAATACTATTATGCGATCTTCCCGAGATCCTTAGAAGACTGCGTGAAGCCGGACTAACTAGCATCCAGTCGGGCTTTGATAATCCACGAAACGTAACCGGCAATCCACTCGCAGGAATAGATCCGAACGAAATCGTCGATACGAGACCTTACACAACTAAATTGCAGAACTTTCTCACAAATAATTGTGAGGGAAATTCGGAATATTCCAACCTACCGAGAAAATGGAACACAGCAGTCGCAGGGTCTAAAGACAATTTCCTTCTTCACAACGACATAGTGTTTCATCCCGTTGAGAATAACGGCGTGATGGGTTTTAGCATCTGGATTGGAGGGATTTTATCTCCACAGATGAACGCATATGCATTTCCCATGAATGTATGGGTATTACCTGACGAGATCTGCAACATTTTGGATACTGTGATTCGTCTCTGGAGAGACAATGGAGAAAGAGAAAAGAGAACCAAGGGACGTTTCCGCATGTATCTCGATGAGATAGGGCACGAGGAATTCCGCAGCCAAGTGGAAAAACTGTACGGAACACTCACTCCCGATCCAGGCTCAATATTCGAAAACTCTCCACGCTCTCACTTCGGCATTAATCAGCAGAAACAAGCCGGACTTTATTTTGCTGGCATACACGTGCCGGTCGGTCGCCTCACGGCAGAGGATCTACAAGATATCGCAACAGCGAGTCTCAAATATGGAAATGGAGAAATTAGACTCACAGAAGACCAAAATATAATTATCACAGGTCTTACGAGTGAAAAAGTTGAAGAATTAAAGACTGATACATTATTGCAGCGTTTCCCCCTAGCACCTAGCAATATTTCAGCAGGAACAGTGTCCTGCACGGGAAATACGTACTGTAGTTTTGCGCTTACCAACACTAAAGACCAAGCCTTAAAAGCAGCAAAGGAACTTGACGAGGAGTTGAATCTACCTGAAGAGATAAAAGTTCACTGGACTGGCTGTCCAAATACATGTGGACAGGCTTATATGGGAGCAATAGGTTTAACAGGTACAAAGGCTAAAAATGCTGAAGGAGTAATGGGTGAAGGCTACACAATGACTATTGGTGGTTCACAGGGTCGCAACCCAACTATTGGTCAAATCTATCGCAAAGCTATACCTGCGGCTGAAATCAAAACAGCCCTTAAGGAAGTACTTATTTCAAAATTTGGAGCTACAGAAAAGAAATAA
- a CDS encoding metal ABC transporter ATP-binding protein, whose protein sequence is MSYPIASVKNLTVRRGANVVVDDVSFELLAESDTALVGPNGAGKSSLVASLLGLIPRVSGDINIMGTKMNKAGYLPKSIRERISYIPQNFSFQGQFPLSVFEFVQLGLSNSSSFLRMRDPRTKILVHRSLERTDTFNLRRRLLTELSGGELKRVMLAFCIVRPRDLLVLDEVQAGLDIPSTQRFQKMLFELRRQEGWTVLHISHDIDMVLRSSDQVLGLNRRLCCRGVPNLALTSERLSVLYGPNIVSYQHQCRG, encoded by the coding sequence ATGTCATATCCAATTGCTTCTGTTAAGAATCTTACTGTAAGAAGGGGTGCCAATGTTGTTGTAGATGATGTTTCTTTTGAATTATTAGCTGAAAGTGATACAGCTTTAGTTGGCCCTAATGGTGCTGGTAAAAGTTCCTTAGTTGCCTCCTTGTTGGGTCTTATTCCGCGCGTCTCAGGTGACATCAATATTATGGGCACCAAAATGAATAAAGCTGGGTATCTACCGAAATCCATACGCGAGCGAATTTCTTATATTCCACAGAATTTTTCTTTTCAGGGTCAGTTTCCTCTCTCCGTATTTGAGTTCGTGCAACTTGGACTTAGTAATAGTTCCTCCTTTCTACGCATGCGGGACCCCCGTACTAAGATTTTAGTTCATCGATCTTTGGAAAGAACCGATACTTTTAATTTAAGACGACGTCTTCTTACTGAACTTTCTGGCGGTGAACTGAAGCGAGTTATGCTTGCATTTTGTATCGTACGTCCGAGGGATCTTCTTGTTTTGGACGAAGTTCAGGCTGGTCTAGATATACCTTCAACTCAACGTTTTCAAAAAATGTTATTTGAATTGCGTCGGCAGGAAGGTTGGACTGTCCTCCATATATCTCACGATATTGATATGGTTCTCCGTAGTAGCGATCAAGTACTTGGTTTAAATAGACGTTTGTGCTGCCGAGGTGTACCTAATCTTGCATTGACTTCCGAAAGATTAAGTGTCCTCTATGGGCCCAATATTGTTTCTTATCAGCATCAATGTCGTGGGTGA